The DNA segment CGTCAACTAGACTGGTGAAAACAAAACTCAATTAATTCCTAGATAACTATATTTTGCTCGATTACACAACTATTGATGAAAAAGAAGCAActattataaacattacaaaCGGTTtgaatatcataattttgGTACTCTGTACGAGTCGAACACAtcgaaaatttgtttttaattcgaAAGTTGAATTTTCAACGAATGATTGATTTACGTATTTAACGATTTGATTTAAGtatagtttttaaatcattgtacattatttattaatgaattttttttaatacaattaatttaattaaaaaatttgatgttttaaattttttatattgtatgttaTAAAGCACATTTGagattatgttaaataaattttgaatacaaatcttacaagataaaaaaatatacattaacattaactttgtgtttttgtaacgtattaattaatcgtttaataacattaagtAATACGCACAATTAAATGTGTAATTCGAGCAAGTCTAAATGTAgttatatttacatgttagaaaaaaatggtcCAATCGGAATCGACGGAGGACACGGTCCTTTGGTGCAGCCAAATAATTTGCCTTCGAGAGAACACTTACAGACATTGCAGCCGTCAAAGAATGATCTCTTGTCTATTTGACATTTGACTGCCGGTGCTATACAAATGACAAAaacaaaactattaatttctagataactttatattttgctcAACTCCGCAACCTTAAACTATTaacgaataatatttataagcacaaaaaactgttataaaacgtttattttaattaatttatatgttattaaacatAACTATAGTTACTTACGTAACTCAAGCGGCACAGCTGAAATTGTCAATACCATCAAACtaactattataaatatcacaaATGCTTTGAACGCCA comes from the Monomorium pharaonis isolate MP-MQ-018 chromosome 9, ASM1337386v2, whole genome shotgun sequence genome and includes:
- the LOC118647269 gene encoding uncharacterized protein LOC118647269; amino-acid sequence: MAFKAFVIFIIVSLMVLTISAVPLELPPAVKCQIDKRSFFDGCNVCKCSLEGKLFGCTKGPCPPSIPIGPFFSNILVDVIEKICSEEDTISRLQCDYMFKRQD